The following proteins are encoded in a genomic region of Pelodictyon phaeoclathratiforme BU-1:
- a CDS encoding aminoacyl-histidine dipeptidase: MSNYIRELHPQDLWNNFYRLTRIPRPSGHEEKIRSFIADFGKNLGLETSVDEVGNVIIRKPATAGMEMCKGVILQAHLDMVPQKNSGTLHDFENDPIETIVDGDWVRACGTTLGADNGIGVAAAMAVLEATLLPHGPIEVLFTSDEERGMSGAIGLKPGLLKGEILLNLDSEDDGELCIGCAGGVNGTMSFSFNGEAVPAGYTGFSITVTGLKGGHSGVDIHLGRGNANKIMNRILFEGHARCGLLLASIDGGSLRNAIPRESIATVAVPVAGVESFLDALSVVSGKIKDELSLTEPALCIEAIPAETPEMIIEEPVFVKLLKAVYACPNGVMRMSSEMAGLVETSTNLAIVRSSHAALTIECLLRSSVDSAREELQVMISSLFDLAGARSLFDKGYPGWKPNPDSPILKKMREIYIASFGKVPEIRAVHAGLECGIIGGTYPALDMISFGPTIRYPHSPDEKVNIASVRKFRDFLLEILGKVAIER; this comes from the coding sequence ATGAGTAACTATATCAGGGAGTTGCATCCGCAGGATTTATGGAACAATTTTTACCGTTTGACCCGGATTCCTCGTCCTTCAGGGCATGAGGAAAAAATCAGGTCGTTCATTGCTGATTTTGGTAAGAATCTTGGGCTGGAAACCAGCGTTGACGAAGTGGGAAATGTCATCATCCGGAAGCCTGCAACTGCAGGAATGGAGATGTGCAAAGGGGTCATCCTGCAAGCCCATCTTGATATGGTGCCGCAGAAGAACAGCGGCACGTTGCATGATTTTGAAAATGATCCGATTGAAACCATTGTTGATGGCGATTGGGTGCGTGCCTGCGGTACTACTTTGGGGGCCGATAACGGTATTGGTGTAGCGGCTGCCATGGCAGTGCTTGAAGCAACCCTGCTGCCGCATGGCCCCATTGAGGTGCTTTTCACCAGCGATGAGGAGAGAGGTATGAGCGGAGCCATCGGGTTGAAGCCCGGTCTGCTCAAGGGCGAGATTCTGCTGAATCTCGATTCGGAAGATGATGGTGAACTCTGTATCGGTTGTGCTGGTGGCGTCAACGGGACAATGAGCTTCAGTTTTAACGGAGAAGCTGTTCCGGCTGGTTATACAGGGTTCAGCATCACGGTAACCGGGTTGAAGGGAGGGCACAGCGGCGTGGATATTCATCTGGGTCGCGGCAATGCCAACAAGATCATGAACCGCATCCTCTTTGAAGGTCATGCACGCTGTGGATTGCTTCTGGCTTCAATTGATGGCGGAAGCCTCCGTAACGCTATTCCGCGTGAGTCGATAGCCACGGTAGCGGTTCCTGTCGCCGGGGTGGAGAGCTTTCTTGATGCTCTCTCCGTAGTGAGCGGGAAGATCAAAGATGAGCTTTCATTGACTGAGCCAGCGCTTTGCATTGAAGCGATTCCTGCTGAAACCCCGGAGATGATTATTGAAGAGCCTGTTTTTGTCAAGCTGCTCAAGGCGGTTTATGCTTGCCCGAATGGGGTGATGCGCATGAGCAGCGAGATGGCTGGACTGGTTGAAACCTCCACGAACCTTGCGATTGTTCGATCGAGCCATGCTGCTCTTACCATTGAGTGCCTCCTCAGAAGTTCGGTGGATTCTGCGCGTGAAGAACTTCAGGTAATGATCAGCTCTCTTTTCGATCTGGCCGGGGCGCGCTCGCTATTCGACAAGGGATATCCTGGTTGGAAACCCAATCCTGATTCACCGATACTGAAGAAGATGCGGGAAATCTATATCGCATCATTCGGGAAAGTTCCTGAGATAAGGGCAGTTCATGCTGGTCTGGAGTGCGGGATTATAGGCGGCACCTATCCTGCGCTCGATATGATCTCTTTTGGTCCGACCATTCGTTATCCACATTCTCCGGATGAAAAGGTCAATATTGCATCGGTGCGGAAGTTCCGGGATTTTCTTCTGGAGATACTCGGCAAGGTGGCAATCGAAAGGTAA
- a CDS encoding DUF1801 domain-containing protein: protein MMSDNKVERLLEELQIMNPAGYELVQAARQVVYSVVPNASERVMYGGFMFSGGEQFCGVFAYKEHVSVEFGRGCDLQDPHGVLEGSGKLRRHIKLFTPTDIKAKFLELYVDAAHRQCDIFS, encoded by the coding sequence ATGATGAGTGATAATAAAGTTGAGCGCCTGCTGGAGGAGCTGCAGATCATGAATCCTGCAGGATACGAACTGGTTCAGGCGGCAAGGCAGGTTGTTTACAGCGTCGTGCCGAACGCCTCGGAGCGGGTGATGTATGGCGGGTTCATGTTTTCCGGGGGTGAGCAGTTCTGCGGCGTCTTTGCATACAAGGAGCATGTAAGTGTCGAGTTCGGTCGCGGGTGCGATCTTCAGGATCCGCATGGTGTGCTCGAAGGCAGCGGAAAACTGCGAAGGCACATCAAACTCTTCACACCAACCGACATAAAGGCGAAGTTCCTTGAGCTGTATGTCGATGCTGCCCACAGGCAATGTGATATCTTCTCCTGA
- a CDS encoding NACHT domain-containing protein produces MPEAGIRRVKILVASPGDVERERKIAVEVIQEWNILNGGEQKMVLEAVLWEKHAAPENRGEGEGPQEPITRQIVNGCDCAIGIFWNRIGTPTQRAPGGAVEEVQRMMTILKRPVMLYFSDMPIAPSKIDDQQKAQLKEFKAAMKVDGLVWEYDTIEDFRTDLSLHLDIQIRNWFCTPGSVVTKEPIPANEELRADEADLDLYHSIVKEELGYIRMLGMPGIESIKVNLNEETFVPLRLSKNQKEDSSSKHQEALEEHEGDAHILYPDEIMKRAFRKRRMLLVLGDPGAGKTTLLKYYALCALEQSSKLGFAVTPKLFYLPLRELVRDKTGNNFDSLPANLESWVARHHHTIQTPLFDKWLRSGVSLVLFDGLDEISNTRERKEVCRWIDRAWSGFGTARFVVTSRATGYRKEEGIELEVDHERADVQDFTPVQQERFLRNWFTAAFLRDPREEGDDEAKWEAKQRADAERRTTTMVAYLNIEKNKGLRQLAAIPMMLQIMAILWKERDFMPENRLKLYEASLDYLLEFRDKRRNIKPLLSATHARQVLAPVSLWMQATLQKDEAPRADMHTVMQEWLDTLNTSESSPDAATFCDYLVKRAGLLVDSVGKEYLFRHKSFREYLAGVQLKEDRPYEQLQKLVTHFGEDWWSEPLRFFIASVDASVFDAFMEKLFNSPQSEELSVKQQLLLQTIMEEAKGQKVDAFCKKLLDPETTANRQRVILDCLKTIRKSAALNPLEQFRALKLAKNSDVASRAEGVILALGGIALLSETEESGSGKTKSYRNPNEERAEYILIPGGRYLYSVTEKEERVEDLYVAKYPVTNRLYRTFIASLQATGAGNTRFSAELERIADESVWGAGFGDYLKEGKNKFSLFSRDKYNLAALFHSKFDEDRKFGGEQQPVVGVTWYDACAYCLWLSMAEGRERKYRLLSEVEWEWAAGGKQGTSGERVRPYPWPEERGRAKRTSTLLNCNQNVGATTPVGSYPDGVTPEGLYDMAGNVWEWCLDWYAENGTFINPLLSETGSYRVIRGGGWDDNAKSCLSAFRGGSPPGNRSNNVGFRPVFVP; encoded by the coding sequence ATGCCTGAGGCCGGAATACGAAGGGTGAAAATTCTTGTTGCTTCACCGGGTGATGTTGAAAGGGAGCGAAAAATTGCTGTTGAGGTTATTCAGGAATGGAACATCCTCAATGGCGGTGAGCAAAAGATGGTGCTTGAGGCGGTGCTTTGGGAAAAACATGCTGCGCCTGAAAACCGGGGAGAGGGTGAGGGGCCCCAAGAGCCGATTACTCGACAGATTGTTAATGGCTGCGATTGTGCTATCGGTATTTTCTGGAATCGCATAGGAACACCCACACAGAGGGCTCCGGGAGGGGCCGTTGAAGAGGTTCAGAGGATGATGACCATTCTGAAAAGACCGGTTATGCTCTATTTTTCTGATATGCCAATTGCGCCAAGCAAGATTGATGATCAGCAAAAAGCTCAGCTTAAAGAGTTCAAGGCGGCAATGAAGGTCGATGGTCTGGTTTGGGAATATGATACCATAGAGGACTTTCGCACTGATCTGTCCCTTCACCTCGACATACAGATTCGCAACTGGTTCTGCACACCCGGATCTGTGGTGACGAAAGAACCCATACCAGCGAATGAAGAGTTACGCGCTGATGAAGCTGATTTAGATCTCTACCACTCCATAGTGAAAGAGGAGTTGGGCTATATTCGTATGCTTGGCATGCCGGGTATCGAGAGCATCAAGGTAAACCTCAATGAGGAGACCTTTGTGCCACTGCGCCTTTCCAAAAACCAAAAGGAAGACTCCTCTTCAAAACACCAGGAGGCCCTTGAGGAGCATGAAGGGGATGCTCATATCCTCTATCCTGACGAAATCATGAAGCGGGCATTCAGGAAGCGCCGTATGCTGCTTGTTCTCGGTGACCCAGGCGCTGGCAAAACTACCCTTCTCAAGTATTATGCCTTGTGTGCCCTTGAACAGAGTTCGAAGCTCGGATTTGCCGTCACTCCAAAGCTCTTCTATCTGCCACTCCGTGAACTTGTCCGTGACAAAACAGGCAACAATTTCGACTCCCTTCCCGCAAATCTTGAAAGTTGGGTTGCCAGACACCATCACACCATTCAAACGCCTCTTTTCGATAAATGGCTCAGGAGTGGCGTCTCTCTGGTGCTGTTTGACGGGCTCGATGAAATCAGCAATACCAGGGAGAGAAAAGAGGTCTGCCGATGGATTGACCGCGCATGGAGCGGCTTTGGAACGGCCCGCTTTGTGGTTACCTCGCGTGCAACCGGATACCGCAAGGAGGAGGGCATAGAGCTTGAAGTTGATCACGAACGGGCCGATGTGCAGGATTTTACTCCAGTGCAGCAGGAGCGGTTTTTACGAAACTGGTTCACCGCAGCATTCCTGAGGGATCCTCGTGAAGAGGGGGATGACGAAGCAAAGTGGGAAGCGAAGCAGAGGGCAGATGCCGAGAGGCGAACCACAACAATGGTTGCCTATCTCAACATCGAAAAGAACAAGGGTTTGCGTCAGCTCGCCGCCATACCCATGATGTTGCAGATCATGGCCATTCTTTGGAAGGAGAGGGATTTTATGCCGGAAAACCGTCTGAAGCTCTATGAGGCCTCACTCGACTATCTGCTTGAATTTCGCGACAAACGGCGCAATATCAAACCGCTTCTTTCAGCGACCCATGCCCGGCAGGTTCTCGCTCCCGTCTCACTCTGGATGCAGGCAACCCTCCAAAAAGATGAAGCCCCCAGGGCCGATATGCACACTGTCATGCAGGAGTGGCTCGACACACTCAATACTTCAGAGAGTTCTCCTGATGCTGCAACATTTTGCGATTATCTGGTCAAACGTGCCGGTCTGCTGGTTGATTCGGTGGGCAAAGAGTACCTTTTCCGACACAAATCATTTCGTGAATACCTGGCAGGAGTTCAACTCAAGGAGGATCGCCCCTATGAGCAGCTCCAAAAACTGGTAACTCATTTTGGGGAGGACTGGTGGAGTGAGCCGCTCCGCTTTTTTATTGCATCGGTTGATGCATCTGTCTTTGACGCTTTTATGGAAAAGCTTTTCAACTCCCCGCAGAGTGAAGAGCTGAGCGTAAAGCAGCAGTTGCTGCTACAGACAATCATGGAAGAGGCGAAAGGGCAGAAGGTTGATGCCTTCTGTAAAAAACTGCTTGACCCTGAAACCACAGCAAACCGTCAGCGGGTGATTCTCGACTGTCTCAAAACCATCAGGAAATCCGCCGCACTCAATCCGTTGGAGCAATTCAGGGCGCTGAAACTGGCAAAAAACAGTGATGTGGCCAGTCGTGCTGAAGGGGTGATTCTTGCCCTGGGAGGTATTGCGCTTCTTTCTGAAACTGAAGAGTCGGGGAGTGGCAAAACAAAATCATACCGTAATCCGAATGAAGAGCGTGCAGAATATATCCTGATTCCGGGAGGCCGTTATCTCTACTCGGTAACAGAAAAGGAAGAGCGTGTTGAAGATCTGTACGTTGCCAAATATCCGGTAACCAACAGGCTCTACCGCACCTTCATTGCCTCGTTGCAGGCAACAGGGGCTGGGAATACCCGATTCAGTGCAGAGCTGGAGAGGATTGCAGATGAGAGTGTTTGGGGTGCCGGGTTTGGCGATTATCTTAAGGAAGGCAAGAACAAGTTTTCCCTTTTTTCCCGTGACAAGTACAACCTTGCTGCACTCTTCCATTCGAAGTTTGATGAAGATCGTAAATTTGGCGGAGAGCAGCAGCCGGTTGTTGGTGTTACCTGGTATGACGCCTGCGCTTACTGCCTGTGGCTGTCGATGGCTGAAGGGAGGGAACGGAAGTATCGACTTCTGAGTGAGGTTGAGTGGGAGTGGGCCGCAGGAGGAAAACAGGGAACAAGTGGCGAGAGAGTGCGCCCGTATCCCTGGCCGGAAGAGAGGGGGAGGGCGAAACGAACATCAACACTGCTTAATTGTAATCAGAATGTTGGCGCTACAACACCGGTGGGCAGTTATCCTGACGGAGTTACTCCCGAAGGGCTTTACGATATGGCGGGCAATGTCTGGGAGTGGTGTCTTGACTGGTATGCAGAAAACGGCACATTCATAAATCCACTCCTTTCTGAAACCGGTTCGTACCGTGTAATTCGTGGCGGGGGCTGGGACGACAATGCCAAGAGCTGTCTGTCGGCGTTTCGGGGCGGTAGCCCCCCCGGCAACCGGAGCAACAATGTAGGCTTTCGCCCTGTTTTCGTCCCGTAG
- the hepT gene encoding type VII toxin-antitoxin system HepT family RNase toxin — translation MDWSLIEQKLESLRRSIQRVKEKCPKNAAALGSDYDAQDILSLNLTRAVQMCVDIGTHLVARSEYPPPATMGKTFDILCESGIITADLANRLKKAVGFRNLAVHNYESINWAIVFAIATAHLQDFEEFAKAVVRLNDK, via the coding sequence ATGGATTGGTCGTTAATTGAACAGAAGCTTGAGTCTTTGCGCCGCTCAATCCAAAGGGTTAAAGAGAAATGCCCAAAAAATGCCGCTGCACTGGGTTCCGATTACGATGCTCAGGATATTCTCTCCCTCAACCTCACCCGAGCTGTTCAGATGTGTGTGGATATTGGAACACACCTTGTTGCTCGCAGTGAGTATCCCCCTCCTGCTACCATGGGAAAAACGTTTGATATTTTATGTGAATCCGGAATAATCACTGCTGATTTAGCCAATCGCCTGAAAAAAGCGGTAGGATTTCGTAACCTCGCGGTTCATAACTATGAGTCCATCAATTGGGCAATCGTTTTTGCTATTGCCACAGCACACCTTCAGGATTTTGAAGAGTTTGCCAAAGCAGTTGTACGTCTGAACGATAAGTAA
- the mntA gene encoding type VII toxin-antitoxin system MntA family adenylyltransferase antitoxin, with protein sequence MMTESIDKQIRQVLERHSAIRLALLFGSLAKGTARFDSDLDLAVGADRPLGVDETIELISDLATVIGRPVDLIDLSTVGEPLLGQIIAGGTRIVGSDTLYAELVLKHLYNQEDFVPYQRRILQERREAWIGR encoded by the coding sequence ATGATGACTGAGAGTATCGACAAACAGATCCGCCAGGTGCTTGAACGGCACAGCGCCATTCGTCTTGCGTTGTTGTTTGGCTCGCTGGCTAAAGGCACGGCCCGTTTTGACAGTGATCTTGACTTGGCAGTCGGCGCCGATCGCCCGCTTGGTGTTGATGAAACCATCGAACTGATTTCAGACTTGGCAACAGTAATTGGACGCCCTGTTGACTTGATTGATTTGTCAACCGTTGGTGAGCCCTTGCTGGGCCAGATTATCGCCGGAGGAACGAGAATCGTTGGCAGTGATACGCTCTACGCTGAGCTGGTGCTCAAGCATCTTTATAACCAGGAGGATTTTGTGCCCTATCAAAGAAGAATTTTGCAAGAGAGGAGAGAGGCATGGATTGGTCGTTAA
- a CDS encoding SagB/ThcOx family dehydrogenase: protein MTNKTALEESRFFLKDTIRQRVDFSLTDQNRRIPPPPIEKPYAPEKKQIELPKIETLNNIGRIDLRTAIMRRQSCRTYSDSPLTLEELSFLLWATQGVKLKLDSGHALRTVPSAGCRHAFETYLCVLNVTGLEKGIYRYLPLEHHLIFEFEVENLERKMTKAAFGQSFTGEAAVTFIWTTIPYRMEWRYGLAAHKVIALDAGHLCQNLYLACEAIDAGTCAIAAYDQIAMDNLLKIDGEDEFTIYLAPVGKKQ from the coding sequence ATGACAAACAAAACGGCCCTTGAAGAGTCCCGCTTCTTTCTCAAAGACACCATCCGCCAGAGAGTCGACTTCTCCCTGACAGACCAGAACCGCCGGATTCCACCTCCACCGATCGAAAAGCCTTATGCGCCCGAAAAAAAACAGATCGAGCTGCCAAAAATTGAAACCCTGAATAATATCGGACGGATCGACCTCCGAACGGCCATAATGAGAAGGCAAAGCTGCCGCACATACAGCGATTCTCCCCTCACCCTTGAAGAACTCTCTTTCCTTCTCTGGGCAACCCAGGGGGTCAAACTCAAACTCGATTCCGGTCACGCCCTGAGGACAGTACCTTCCGCCGGATGCCGCCACGCCTTTGAAACATACCTTTGTGTGCTGAATGTCACCGGACTTGAAAAAGGCATTTACCGATACCTTCCTCTTGAACATCACCTCATCTTTGAATTCGAAGTTGAAAATCTGGAACGAAAAATGACGAAGGCTGCCTTCGGCCAGTCCTTCACCGGAGAGGCTGCCGTCACCTTCATCTGGACCACCATCCCCTACCGCATGGAGTGGCGATACGGTCTCGCCGCCCACAAGGTCATCGCCCTTGACGCTGGCCACCTCTGCCAGAACCTCTACCTTGCCTGCGAAGCCATCGACGCTGGCACCTGCGCTATCGCCGCTTACGACCAAATCGCCATGGACAACCTGCTCAAAATCGACGGAGAGGATGAATTCACCATCTACCTTGCACCCGTCGGTAAAAAACAGTGA
- a CDS encoding M48 family metallopeptidase has protein sequence MPLLKPLRTMSAARSLKTIRLYAISRIGWIKKQQAKLSAQERDTPREYLNRESHYLWGKRYLLKIIEREAPPFVDLQHSTILLYIRPEAGQEKKQLELDEWYRKLLKKAISELVSSWEKKIGVRVNEVGIRKMKTKWGTCNREAGRIWINLELAKKPEEWGY, from the coding sequence ATGCCATTGCTGAAACCATTGAGAACAATGTCCGCAGCAAGATCATTAAAGACCATCCGGCTCTATGCCATTTCACGGATCGGGTGGATAAAAAAACAACAGGCGAAGCTCAGCGCACAGGAACGCGATACGCCGCGTGAGTATCTGAACCGGGAGAGCCATTATCTCTGGGGCAAGCGCTACCTGCTCAAAATCATTGAAAGAGAAGCCCCTCCCTTTGTTGACCTGCAGCACAGCACGATACTTCTCTACATCCGGCCAGAGGCAGGTCAGGAAAAAAAACAGTTGGAACTTGACGAGTGGTATCGGAAGTTGTTGAAGAAGGCCATTTCTGAGCTTGTTTCGTCATGGGAGAAAAAGATTGGAGTGCGGGTCAATGAGGTCGGTATCAGGAAAATGAAAACGAAATGGGGCACCTGTAACAGAGAAGCAGGGCGAATCTGGATCAACCTTGAGCTGGCCAAAAAGCCTGAGGAGTGGGGGTATTGA
- a CDS encoding type II toxin-antitoxin system HicB family antitoxin — MDKYEIIIFWSEEDQLFIAEVPELPGCMAHGDSHNTALINIEEAIALWIATAKEFNDPVPKPKGRRLLFA, encoded by the coding sequence ATGGATAAATACGAAATTATTATTTTTTGGAGCGAGGAGGATCAATTGTTTATTGCGGAGGTGCCTGAACTTCCTGGTTGTATGGCCCACGGTGATTCTCACAATACAGCACTTATAAATATCGAGGAGGCGATAGCGTTATGGATTGCTACCGCCAAGGAATTTAATGATCCTGTTCCCAAGCCTAAAGGGAGAAGACTGCTCTTTGCATAA
- a CDS encoding toxin HicA, translating to MGKYEKLILKILSGQSDTNIPFDDLCNLLQGTGFVMRIRRSHHVFRKEGIEEKINLQREGNNAKPYQVRQVRYLILKYQLGGKP from the coding sequence ATGGGAAAATACGAGAAACTTATCTTGAAGATATTGAGCGGTCAGTCTGACACGAATATCCCTTTCGATGATTTATGTAATCTCCTTCAGGGAACAGGTTTTGTCATGCGCATTCGTCGAAGCCATCATGTTTTTCGCAAGGAGGGAATCGAAGAGAAGATCAATCTGCAACGTGAAGGCAACAACGCTAAACCATATCAAGTCAGGCAAGTGCGATATCTTATATTGAAATATCAACTTGGAGGTAAACCGTGA
- a CDS encoding type II toxin-antitoxin system Phd/YefM family antitoxin: MPESQGAGEDEILSRSCQLFLDSVYNSQNDQTITDGKKMKTWQLQHAKNHLSEVVRNANNEGPQAITLHGKPSAVVISFDEYNKAINVRKPDEPLSSFFHNSPLRNSGIELKRSK; this comes from the coding sequence TTGCCTGAATCGCAAGGAGCTGGCGAGGATGAAATATTGTCAAGAAGTTGCCAGCTTTTCCTCGATTCTGTCTATAATAGCCAGAACGATCAGACGATAACCGATGGGAAGAAGATGAAAACATGGCAACTGCAACATGCAAAAAATCATTTGAGCGAAGTGGTTCGCAACGCCAACAATGAGGGGCCACAGGCTATTACCCTGCATGGCAAGCCTTCTGCGGTGGTTATCTCTTTTGACGAATACAACAAGGCAATCAATGTTCGCAAGCCGGACGAGCCACTCTCAAGTTTTTTTCATAACTCACCGCTCCGAAATTCCGGAATAGAGCTCAAACGATCAAAATAA
- a CDS encoding type II toxin-antitoxin system HigB family toxin yields the protein MVIIKKSALNSFGAKYPDAIPALNEWYARVKAADWQNHADLKTMFLSADYIANERYVFNIKGNHYRIVARIRFSSRTVFIKFIGTHKSYDSIDPATIEQQ from the coding sequence ATGGTCATTATCAAAAAATCGGCTTTAAACAGTTTCGGCGCAAAATACCCGGATGCAATACCAGCTCTGAATGAATGGTATGCCAGGGTAAAAGCTGCGGACTGGCAAAACCACGCTGACCTGAAAACCATGTTTCTGTCGGCAGACTATATCGCGAATGAGCGGTATGTTTTCAACATAAAAGGAAATCATTACCGGATCGTTGCAAGAATTCGATTTTCTTCAAGAACGGTCTTCATCAAGTTTATAGGCACCCATAAATCCTATGATAGCATTGACCCGGCAACCATTGAACAGCAATAA
- a CDS encoding helix-turn-helix domain-containing protein yields the protein MTMKIVSKAQYEKALREIESFMNAFSDGENATNDAKITELAKAIEDYEDRHVVMPMPLVIKKPETLPDVIELKMFEKKMKRKDMAKLLGISDTRLSEVMHGKRKVNMELAKRLYKTLGVDPKFILEKS from the coding sequence ATGACAATGAAAATCGTCAGCAAGGCACAATATGAAAAAGCGCTCAGGGAGATAGAATCATTCATGAATGCTTTCAGTGATGGAGAAAACGCGACTAACGATGCCAAAATTACTGAACTGGCAAAAGCAATTGAAGATTACGAGGATCGCCATGTTGTTATGCCAATGCCTCTGGTGATAAAAAAACCAGAAACGTTGCCTGATGTGATTGAACTCAAGATGTTTGAAAAAAAAATGAAACGGAAGGACATGGCAAAACTGCTGGGAATCAGTGATACACGCCTTTCGGAGGTGATGCATGGCAAGCGCAAGGTCAATATGGAACTGGCCAAACGGCTTTATAAAACCTTGGGGGTTGATCCAAAGTTTATCCTTGAAAAATCATAG
- a CDS encoding DUF4062 domain-containing protein gives MLRFFEPCLFDDIPAADRRADELYLAEVEQCDIYPGLFGNEYEYEYTMIFQG, from the coding sequence ATGCTGCGATTTTTTGAGCCTTGTTTGTTTGACGATATTCCTGCTGCCGACCGCAGGGCTGATGAACTCTATCTTGCTGAAGTTGAACAGTGCGACATCTATCCCGGCTTGTTCGGTAATGAGTATGAATATGAATATACTATGATTTTTCAAGGATAA
- a CDS encoding putative phage abortive infection protein: MTLFLASKKHITKPAEQNWFRKYWIEISILLCGLIAMNLIVFADAFRATDTINPLGASQLGDFVGGYIGTFLALVSVVLLSATLKSRSKSAEILSFETKYFELLRLHRDNVAELEVSGISGRQLFVVLIREYRCALDLTKHVASIHNITLTQQQRAHIAYHCLLFGTGPNSSRMLLKSLEEFDNDFVCDLENQLNNEELKNSVRLEKKLTYVPFEGHLSRLGHYYRHLYQSIKYVDQQNINIDKYEYVKTIRAQLSNHEQALLLLNSLSPIGNNWWKHNFMLEYRMVQNIPREFFDPKDELDISSLFSTGYFEWEEVQCAS; this comes from the coding sequence ATGACATTATTCTTGGCTTCGAAAAAGCACATTACTAAACCTGCTGAGCAGAATTGGTTTAGAAAGTATTGGATAGAAATCTCTATTTTGCTTTGTGGCCTTATAGCAATGAATTTGATTGTTTTTGCAGATGCATTTCGTGCTACAGATACGATTAATCCTTTAGGAGCTAGTCAATTAGGTGATTTTGTTGGGGGATACATTGGCACCTTTTTAGCTCTTGTAAGTGTTGTACTACTTTCAGCAACATTGAAGAGTCGGAGTAAATCTGCTGAAATATTAAGCTTCGAAACGAAATACTTTGAACTGTTACGACTTCACAGAGATAATGTTGCCGAACTTGAGGTTTCGGGTATAAGTGGTAGACAACTTTTTGTTGTACTTATTCGCGAGTATAGATGTGCGCTTGATCTCACAAAACATGTTGCAAGTATTCACAATATAACGCTTACTCAACAACAACGTGCTCATATAGCCTATCATTGTTTGCTTTTTGGGACAGGGCCGAATTCATCACGAATGCTTTTGAAATCGTTGGAAGAATTCGATAATGACTTTGTTTGTGATTTAGAAAATCAACTTAATAATGAAGAATTAAAAAATAGTGTCCGGCTTGAAAAGAAGCTTACATATGTTCCATTCGAAGGCCATCTTTCTCGTTTAGGTCACTACTATCGTCATTTGTATCAATCCATCAAGTATGTAGATCAGCAGAATATTAATATTGATAAATATGAATATGTTAAAACGATTAGAGCACAATTGTCAAACCATGAGCAGGCATTGCTTCTTTTGAACAGTTTATCTCCAATTGGTAACAATTGGTGGAAACACAATTTTATGCTTGAATATCGAATGGTGCAAAACATTCCTCGTGAGTTCTTTGACCCAAAGGATGAACTTGATATTTCATCGTTATTTTCAACAGGTTACTTTGAGTGGGAGGAAGTACAATGTGCATCCTAA